The sequence CCGAGCTGGCCGAGCTGCTGGGGGAGCACGGTGTCCACGTCACCCAGGCCACGCTGAGCCGCGACCTCGTCGAGCTCGACGCGGTGAAGGTCAGGAGCCCGCGCGGCCCGCTGGTCTACGCAGTGCCCGCCGAGGGCGGCGACCGGGGGCTCACCGGCCCACGCGAGTCAGCCGGCGCGCGCGAACGTCTCGCGCGCCTGTGCTCGGAGCTGCTCGTCAGTGCCGACGCGAGCGCCAACCTCGTCGTGCTGCGCACCCCACCGGGGGCCGCCCAGTTCCTGGCGAGCGCCTTCGACCGCGCCGATCTCGGTGACGTGCTCGGCACCATCGCCGGTGATGACACCGTGCTCGTCATCGGACGTGACCCCCAGGGCGGCGACGCCCTCGCCACCAGGTTTCTCGAGTTCGCGAACCACCAGACTGCAAAGGATGACCACTAAGTGAGCAAGGTCCTCACCTCACTCCCCGTCGGCGAACGCGTCGGCATCGCCTTCTCCGGGGGGCTCGACACCTCCGTCGCGGTCGCGTGGATGCGGGACAAGGGCGCGATCCCGTGCGCCTACACGGCCGACATCGGTCAGTACGACGAGCCCGATGTCTCCGGCGTCCCGGGCCGCGCCAAGCAGTACGGCGCCGAGATCGCCCGTGCGATCGACTGCCGGACACCCCTGGTCGAGGAGGGCCTCGCCGCCCTGGCGTGCGGTGCCTTCCACATCCGCTCGGGTGGCCGTGCCTACTTCAACACCACCCCGCTCGGGCGGGCCGTCACCGGCACGATGCTGGTCCGGGCGATGCACGAGGACGACGTCAACATCTGGGGCGACGGCTCGACGTTCAAGGGCAACGACATCGAGCGGTTCTACCGCTACGGCCTGCTGGCCAACCCCGACCTGCGCATCTACAAGCCGTGGCTGGACGCCCAGTTCGTGCACGAGCTCGGCGGCCGGCACGAGATGAGCGAGTGGCTCGTCGAGCACGGACTGCCCTATCGCGACTCCGCGGAGAAGGCCTACTCCACCGACGCCAACATCTGGGGCGCCACCCACGAGGCCAAGACCCTCGAGCACCTCGACGTCTCGCTCGAGACGGTCGAGCCGATCATGGGCGTGAAGTTCTGGGACCCGGCTGTCGCCATCGAGACCGAGGACGTGACGGTCCGCTTCGAGGCCGGTCGCCCGGTCGCGATCAACGGCCGCACCTTCCCCGACGCAGTGGCGCTGGTCCACGAGGCCAACGTCATCGGTGGGCGGCACGGCCTGGGCATGTCCGACCAGATCGAGAACCGGATCATCGAGGCGAAGTCGCGCGGGATCTATGAGGCGCCGGCGATGGCGCTGCTCTGGATCGCCTACGAGCGGCTCCTCAACGCCATCCACAACGAGGACACGATCGCCAACTACCACGCCGAGGGCCGTCGTCTCGGCGTCCTCCTCTACCAGGGCCGCTGGCTCGACCCCCAGGCGCTGATGCTGCGCGAGTCGATCCAGCGCTGGATCGCCTCCCTGGTGACCGGCGAGGTGACGATCCGGCTCCGCCGCGGCGAGGACTACACCGTCCTGCGGACAGATGGGCCCGCGTTCTCCTACCACCCCGACAAGCTCTCGATGGAGCGCACGGACAACGCCGCGTTCGGTCCGACCGATCGGATCGGGCAGCTCACCATGCGCAACCTCGACATCGCCGACAGTCGAGCGAAGCTCGAGGCGTATGCCGCCCAGCCGCTCGACCAGGGGCAGGTGTTGGTGGAGAACGGCACCCTGTTCGGCGAGATCGAGGCCGGCGGCTACGACAAGATCACCGACAACCCCGCAGCCGAGGCGGAGGCCGACCTGGACCGGGCCCTCGACCACGCCGCAATGGAGTTCGGGACCGACTGATGGGCGAGCTCAGCGCGACCAACGAGGGCAAGCTGTGGGGCGGCCGGTTCGAGGGTGGCCCGTCCCCGGAGCTGGAGGCGCTCTCTCGATCCACCCACTTCGACTGGCGCCTCGCGCTCTATGACATCGCCGGGTCCCACGCCCACGCCAAGGCGCTGGGAGCGGCGGGCCTGCTGACCGCCGACGAGGAGGCCGAGCTGCACCGGGGTCTCGATGTGCTCGCCGAGTCCTACACGTCCGGCCGTCTGCTGCCCTCGCCGGCCGACGAGGACGTCCACGGCGCCCTCGAGCGCCTGCTCATCGAGGAAGTGGGGCCCGACATCGGAGGCAAGCTCCGGGCGGGCCGGTCGCGCAACGACCAGATCGCCACCCTCTTCCGGTGCTACCTCCTCGACCACGGACGGGTCGTGGCCGGTCTCGTCCTCGATCTCGTCGAGGCCCTCGCCGGGCAGGCCGACGACCACCTCGGCGCGATCATGCCGGGTCGCACGCACCTCCAGCACGCACAGCCGGTGCTGCTGTCCCACCACCTCCTGGCGCATGCCTGGCCGCTGCTGCGCGACGTCGACAGGCTGGGGGACTGGCAGGCGAGGGTCCGTTCGGACTCGCCCTACGGATCGGGTGCACTCGCCGGCCAGAGCCTGGGGCTCGACCCGGAGCTGGTCGCGAGCGAGCTCGGCTTCACCGGCTCGACGGCCAACTCGATCGACGGCACAGCCTCGCGCGACTTCGTCTCCGAGTTCGCCTTCGTGTGCGCCCAGGTCGGCATCGACATCTCGCGGCTGGCGGAGGAGATCATCCTGTGGGCCACCAAGGAGTTCGACTTCGTGACGCTCCACGACTCGTGGTCGACCGGGTCGAGCATCATGCCGCAGAAGAAGAACCCCGACATCGCGGAGCTGGCTCGTGGC comes from Nocardioides piscis and encodes:
- the argH gene encoding argininosuccinate lyase, with amino-acid sequence MGELSATNEGKLWGGRFEGGPSPELEALSRSTHFDWRLALYDIAGSHAHAKALGAAGLLTADEEAELHRGLDVLAESYTSGRLLPSPADEDVHGALERLLIEEVGPDIGGKLRAGRSRNDQIATLFRCYLLDHGRVVAGLVLDLVEALAGQADDHLGAIMPGRTHLQHAQPVLLSHHLLAHAWPLLRDVDRLGDWQARVRSDSPYGSGALAGQSLGLDPELVASELGFTGSTANSIDGTASRDFVSEFAFVCAQVGIDISRLAEEIILWATKEFDFVTLHDSWSTGSSIMPQKKNPDIAELARGKSGRLVGNLAGLLTTLKALPLAYNRDLQEDKEPVFDSIDTLEVLLPAFTGQVATLTYNTERMAELAPQGFSLATDIAEWLVREGTPFRVAHELAGACVRAAEAKGTDLDGLTDDEFARISPLLTPQVRLVLTAAGSVESRSGRGGTAPERVREQLDELRRMVAATRDRLG
- a CDS encoding arginine repressor; this encodes MTKNARHQRIIDLITHHSVRSQAELAELLGEHGVHVTQATLSRDLVELDAVKVRSPRGPLVYAVPAEGGDRGLTGPRESAGARERLARLCSELLVSADASANLVVLRTPPGAAQFLASAFDRADLGDVLGTIAGDDTVLVIGRDPQGGDALATRFLEFANHQTAKDDH
- the argG gene encoding argininosuccinate synthase — translated: MSKVLTSLPVGERVGIAFSGGLDTSVAVAWMRDKGAIPCAYTADIGQYDEPDVSGVPGRAKQYGAEIARAIDCRTPLVEEGLAALACGAFHIRSGGRAYFNTTPLGRAVTGTMLVRAMHEDDVNIWGDGSTFKGNDIERFYRYGLLANPDLRIYKPWLDAQFVHELGGRHEMSEWLVEHGLPYRDSAEKAYSTDANIWGATHEAKTLEHLDVSLETVEPIMGVKFWDPAVAIETEDVTVRFEAGRPVAINGRTFPDAVALVHEANVIGGRHGLGMSDQIENRIIEAKSRGIYEAPAMALLWIAYERLLNAIHNEDTIANYHAEGRRLGVLLYQGRWLDPQALMLRESIQRWIASLVTGEVTIRLRRGEDYTVLRTDGPAFSYHPDKLSMERTDNAAFGPTDRIGQLTMRNLDIADSRAKLEAYAAQPLDQGQVLVENGTLFGEIEAGGYDKITDNPAAEAEADLDRALDHAAMEFGTD